A window of the Oryza brachyantha chromosome 5, ObraRS2, whole genome shotgun sequence genome harbors these coding sequences:
- the LOC107304225 gene encoding EEF1A lysine methyltransferase 4 isoform X1, producing MGGGECRTNDYGAAAYWDARYSSSSSSSGGGGGGVEFFEWYQTYEALRPLLRARLPTSSRVLMLGCGNSLLSEDMVKDGYEEVVNVDISSVVIEQMREKHVDIPQLTYFQMDARDMSYFGDETFDCVLDKGTLDAMMCGDDAPLGASKMLAEVARLLRPGGIYMLITYGTPKERLQLLYQAGFHRKIELYIMPTPGYQSKWSKNASLAQPIIQEVSLTEDGQLPPDCVLKDPESHFIYVCQKSDAANGTNSVVANEGETTASK from the exons atgggcggcggcgagtgcAGGACCAACGACTACGGCGCCGCGGCCTACTGGGACGCCCgctactcctcctcctcctcctcctccggcggaggaggaggcggcgtcgaGTTCTTCGAATGGTACCAGACGTACGAGGCGCTACGGCCGCTGCTGCGCGCCCGCCTCCCAACCTCCTCCCGGGTCCTCATGCTCGGGTGCGGCAACTCCC TTTTGTCAGAGGACATGGTGAAGGATGGCTACGAGGAGGTAGTAAACGTAGACATTTCATCTGTAGTCATTGAACAGATGAGGGAGAAACACGTGGATATTCCACAGCTTACAT ATTTCCAGATGGATGCTAGAGACATGAGTTACTTTGGTGACGAAACATTTGATTGTGTCCTTGATAAAG GTACATTGGACGCCATGATG TGTGGTGATGATGCTCCTCTTGGCGCTTCCAAAATGCTAGCAGAAGTGGCAAG GCTTCTTAGGCCTGGTGGGATCTACATGTTG ATAACGTATGGTACTCCTAAGGAACGACTGCAGCTTTTGTATCAAGCTGGATTCCACAGGAAGATTGAACTATACATTATGC CCACACCTGGATACCAATCGAAATGGAGCAAAAATGCTTCACTTGCACAACCTATCATACAGGAAGTTTCACTGACAGAGGACGGTCAATTACCACCTGACTGTGTTCTCAAAGATCCAGAGTcgcattttatttatgtttgccAAAAGTCTGATGCCGCTAATGGCACTAATTCTGTGGTTGCTAATGAAGGGGAAACCACAGCTTCAAAATGA
- the LOC107304225 gene encoding EEF1A lysine methyltransferase 4 isoform X2, protein MGGGECRTNDYGAAAYWDARYSSSSSSSGGGGGGVEFFEWYQTYEALRPLLRARLPTSSRVLMLGCGNSLLSEDMVKDGYEEMDARDMSYFGDETFDCVLDKGTLDAMMCGDDAPLGASKMLAEVARLLRPGGIYMLITYGTPKERLQLLYQAGFHRKIELYIMPTPGYQSKWSKNASLAQPIIQEVSLTEDGQLPPDCVLKDPESHFIYVCQKSDAANGTNSVVANEGETTASK, encoded by the exons atgggcggcggcgagtgcAGGACCAACGACTACGGCGCCGCGGCCTACTGGGACGCCCgctactcctcctcctcctcctcctccggcggaggaggaggcggcgtcgaGTTCTTCGAATGGTACCAGACGTACGAGGCGCTACGGCCGCTGCTGCGCGCCCGCCTCCCAACCTCCTCCCGGGTCCTCATGCTCGGGTGCGGCAACTCCC TTTTGTCAGAGGACATGGTGAAGGATGGCTACGAGGAG ATGGATGCTAGAGACATGAGTTACTTTGGTGACGAAACATTTGATTGTGTCCTTGATAAAG GTACATTGGACGCCATGATG TGTGGTGATGATGCTCCTCTTGGCGCTTCCAAAATGCTAGCAGAAGTGGCAAG GCTTCTTAGGCCTGGTGGGATCTACATGTTG ATAACGTATGGTACTCCTAAGGAACGACTGCAGCTTTTGTATCAAGCTGGATTCCACAGGAAGATTGAACTATACATTATGC CCACACCTGGATACCAATCGAAATGGAGCAAAAATGCTTCACTTGCACAACCTATCATACAGGAAGTTTCACTGACAGAGGACGGTCAATTACCACCTGACTGTGTTCTCAAAGATCCAGAGTcgcattttatttatgtttgccAAAAGTCTGATGCCGCTAATGGCACTAATTCTGTGGTTGCTAATGAAGGGGAAACCACAGCTTCAAAATGA
- the LOC102704982 gene encoding cyclin-dependent kinase D-1 translates to MASGGGGGGGDDEAGVKRVADRYLKREVLGEGTYGVVFKAVDTKTGNTVAIKKIRLGKYKEGVNFTALREIKLLKELKDPNIIELIDAFPYKGNLHLVFEFMETDLEAVIRDRNIVLSPADTKSYIQMMLKGLAFCHKKWVLHRDMKPNNLLIGADGHLKLADFGLARIFGSPERNFTHQVFARWYRAPELLFGTKQYGSAVDIWAAGCIFAELLLRRPFLQGSSDIDQLGKIFAAFGTPKSSQWPDMVYLPDYVEYQFVSAPPLRSLFPMASDDALDLLSKMFTYDPKARITAQQALEHRYFSSVPVPTKPSQLPRPPPKGDSGSNKIPDLNLQDGPVVLSPPRKLRRVTAHEGIDVHMHRADRMEEHPSGPRHMDDMSGQSARIPMSVDVGAVFGTRPVPRPTLNSADKSRLKRKLDMDPEFGYTD, encoded by the exons atggcgagcggcggcggcggcggcggcggcgacgatgaagCGGGCGTGAAGCGCGTGGCGGACCGCTACCTGAAGCGGGAGGTCCTGGGAGAGGGAACGTACGGCGTCGTCTTCAAGGCCGTCGACACCAAG ACTGGAAATACAGTTGCAATCAAGAAAATCCGGCTAGGAAAATACAAGGAAGGTGTCAATTTCACTGCATTAAGGGAAATTAAACTTCTTAAGGAGTTGAAAGATCCTAATATTATTGAGCTAATCGATGCTTTCCCTTATAAGGGAAACTTGCATCTTGTATTTGAGTTCATGGAGACTGACTTGGAAGCTGTCATACGAGATAGGAACATTGTATTGTCTCCAGCTGACACAAAATCTTATATTCAGATGATGTTAAAAGGTTTAGCCTTCTGCCATAAGAAATGGGTGCTGCACAG GGATATGAAACCAAATAATTTACTCATTGGCGCTGATGGACACCTTAAGCTTGCTGACTTTGGTCTGGCACGTATATTTGGGAGTCCAGAGCGGAACTTCACTCATCAG GTCTTTGCCCGATGGTACCGAGCACCAGAATTATTGTTTGGCACCAAGCAGTATGGATCTGCTGTTGATATTTGGGCTGCTGGTTGTATTTTTGCTGAACTGCTGCTTAGGCGACCGTTTCTCCAG GGTTCTAGTGATATCGATCAACTCGGGAAGATCTTTGCAGCATTTGGAACTCCAAAGTCTTCTCAATGGCCAGACATGGTTTATCTTCCGGATTATGTCGAATACCAATTTGTCTCTGCGCCTCCACTTCGCTCATTATTTCCAATGGCCAGTGATGATGCTTTGGATCTTCTATCAAAAATGTTTACCTATGATCCAAAAGCAAGAATTACAGCTCAGCAGGCTCTTGAACACAG GTACTTTTCATCAGTACCAGTGCCAACAAAACCATCACAGCTTCCAAGGCCACCACCGAAAGGAGATTCAGGGAGTAACAAGATACCAGACTTGAACCTGCAGGATGGCCCTGTTGTGTTGTCTCCTCCAAGAAAGTTGCGCAGGGTGACTGCCCATGAAGGGATTGATGTTCATATGCATCGAGCGGACAGAATGGAAGAACATCCTTCTGGGCCGAGGCACATGGATGACATGTCCGGCCAGAGTGCTAGGATACCAATGTCAGTTGATGTTGGAGCTGTTTTTGGCACACGACCTGTTCCTAGACCAACGTTAAACAG TGCCGACAAGTCTCGTTTAAAACGGAAACTTGACATGGATCCAGAATTTGGATACACAGATTAA
- the LOC102705257 gene encoding SNF2 domain-containing protein CLASSY 4-like, producing MDRAARLARRRGGGGGGGGGGGETVPKPRRKGRHGDAGPPIVIDIDDGEAEEEEGVGGGAAAVAAPPVGAVATRTRSRRMAMMVMVRAPATPVVAEPPPPPLLLPTPSGKRRRRKGAGGEGSRSAGPSREKRRVRSRRSSGSSADGVRARKRKEAEVEAEAEAGALASGGWVEGSPLDGGESSGRADDASRNGYGEARVWNADGTDQGDEEHRSVSGGDRTEEHCGNGEVSVVNSNHDGGGQNGCFDTDEEIIAGTDTGDCENTELAVVDSINEELVAPYEDEYDDELLEEKLVGDVIRAYSNGANLDANGVDWEAEDEMEFDDDNDNDYDDNDDSRGDADEGDKSVQMHDFSKIEAQDFVNHNVDGVRRHEDEEVLKDEMELKGEGTLSYNEGSLHIEILDSDEEVKVVKDTRNFSRRKSLAQPKLPIAPSCVAWRTRSSWGMKEERFSYNTYFETLSDEPKEDDEDTDVELDDEDDDDEDNSASCDEEEEEERKEEEEEAQRRKQKKGIDSSDDEMIDDAVDCGIDWEDDDYPEVDFTRPLNFNKYGSEAPVGSEAFTEQQKRSRFTWELERRKKLKLGIMKNHRLYERDLESDSNSSSSSQNKKNGCQGSGDRRTGRKRKNLLSKSDKKSSRMLKRQSLLKLLMDKMCSNDDRKSSPFDQNPQIEYSFKDLHPLVFSFGDDDPIPTDRPEPAAAIDMLWADLDFTLESENIGTYYDDEGQQSSLLDLALAPITPCSRGKHEFIIDEQIGIRCKYCSLVNLEIRFILPLLASNFAEKPAWRNSSCLKTALMCPDLYEQTGAGDGQSQDFHINGTVWDLIPGVITSMYQHQREAFEFMWTNLVGDIRLNEIKHGAKADVVGGCVICHAPGTGKTRLAIVFIETYMKVFPDCRPVIIAPRGMLFAWEQEFKKWNVNVPFHIMNTTDYSGKEDRDICRLIKKEHRTEKLTRLVKLFSWNKGHGVLGISYGLYMKLTSEKSGCTGENKVRSILLENPGLLVLDEGHTPRNERSVIWKTLGKVTTEKRIILSGTPFQNNFLELYNILCLVRPRFGEMFLTKTRVGRRHHVSKKQRDKFSDKYEKGVWASLTSNVTDDNAEKVRSILKPFVHIHNGTILRTLPGLRECVIVLKPLPLQKSIIRKVENIGSGNNFEHEYVISLASTHPSLVTAINMSEEEASLIDKPMLGRLRSNPYEGVKTRFVMEVVRLCEALKEKVLIFSQFIQPLELIKEHLRKFFKWREGKEILQMDGKILPRYRQNSIEVFNNPDSEARVLLASTRACCEGISLTGASRVVLLDVVWNPAVGRQAISRAFRIGQKKFVYTYNLITYGTGEGDKYDRQAEKDHLSKLVFSTEDEFNNVRNMLSKAEMEHCSKLISEDKVLEEMTSHDQLKGMFLKIHYPPTESNIVFTYNQIAPELS from the exons ATGGATCGCGCCGCGCggctcgcccgccgccgcgggggcggaggcggaggcggaggcggaggcggagagaCGGTGCCGAAGCCCCGCCGCAaggggcggcacggcgacgcggGGCCGCCAATCGTCATCGACATCGACgacggggaggcggaggaggaggagggcgtgggtggtggagcggcggcggtggcggcgccgcctgTGGGGGCCGTGGCGACGCGGACGCGATCGCGGAGGATGGCGATGATGGTGATGGTGCGGGCGCCAGCCACACCGGTCGTGGCggagccgcctccgccgccgctgttgcTGCCGACGCCGAgcgggaagaggaggaggaggaagggggcgggcggcgaggggagCAGGAGCGCGGGGCCGTCGAGGGAGAAGCGGCGCGTGCGCTCGCGGCGATCCTCGGGATCATCAGCGGACGGGGTTCGGGCGCGCAAGCGCAAGGAGGCGGAAGTGGAAGccgaagcagaggcgggagCTCTCGCCTCCGGAGGATGGGTGGAGGGGTCTCCACTTGACGGAGGTGAGAGCAGCGGGCGTGCCGATGACGCTTCGCGCAATGGCTATGGCGAGGCTCGCGTTTGGAATGCGGATGGCACTGATCAAGGAGACGAGGAACATCGCAGTGTTTCTGGTGGGGATCGAACCGAGGAGCATTGCGGGAATGGGGAAGTCAGTGTTGTCAATTCGAACCATGATGGAGGTGGGCAGAATGGTTGTTTTGACACGGACGAGGAGATCATTGCTGGGACGGACACGGGGGATTGTGAGAACACGGAGTTAGCAGTTGTGGATTCTATCAATGAAGAGTTGGTGGCGCCATATGAGGATGAATATGACGACGAATTGTTGGAGGAAAAGCTTGTTGGAGATGTCATTCGTGCTTACAGCAATGGTGCTAATTTGGATGCGAATGGAGTGGACTGGGAAGCTGAGGATGAGATGGAATTTGACGATGATAATGATAATGATTATGATGACAATGATGATTCTAGGGGTGATGCTGATGAAGGTGACAAATCTGTACAAATGCATGACTTTTCAAAGATAGAAGCACAAGATTTTGTGAACCACAATGTTGATGGAGTGAGGCGTCATGAGGATGAGGAGGTTCTCAAGGATGAGATGGAGTTGAAGGGAGAAGGAACTCTCAGTTATAATGAAGGGAGCTTGCATATAGAAATTCTTGACTCTGATGAGGAAGTCAAAGTGGTCAAGGACACAAGAAATTTCTCAAGAAGAAAGTCGTTAGCGCAACCAAAGCTACCGATTGCGCCATCTTGTGTTGCATGGAGAACTCGGTCATCATGGGGTATGAAGGAAGAAAGGTTTTCGTACAATACATATTTTGAGACATTGTCTGACGAGCCAAAAGAGGATGATGAGGATACTGATGTGGAATTGGATGATGAGGATGATGACGATGAGGACAATAGTGCTAGCTGtgatgaagaggaagaagaggaaagaaaggaggaagaggaagaggctCAAAGGAGAAAGCAAAAGAAAGGGATTGACTCAtctgatgatgagatgattgaTGATGCTGTAGATTGTGGCATTGACTGGGAGGACGATGATTACCCAGAGGTTGATTTTACTCGACCACTTAACTTTAATAAATATGGCAGTGAGGCCCCTGTTGGCAGCGAGGCTTTCACAGAGCAACAGAAGAGATCAAGATTTACATGGGAGCTTGAGAGGAGGAAAAAACTGAAGCTTGGAATAATGAAGAACCATCGTTTATATGAACGAGACCTGGAATCCGATTCCAACTCATCCAGTTCTAgccagaataaaaaaaatggatgccAAGGGAGTGGTGATCGCAGAACTGGGAGGAAAAGGAAGAATCTATTATCAAAGTCTGATAAGAAATCCAGCCGCATGCTAAAGCGACAATCTCTCCTGAAGCTTCTGATGGACAAGATGTGTAGCAATGATGATAGGAAGTCTTCTCCTTTTGACCAGAATCCCCAGATTGAGTATAGTTTCAAGGATTTGCATCCattggttttttcatttggGGACGACGATCCTATACCAACTGATAGGCCAGAGCCAGCTGCTGCAATAGACATGCTATGGGCTGATTTAGACTTCACTTTAGAGTCGGAGAATATTGGGACTTATTATGATGACGAG GGTCAACAGAGCAGTCTGCTAGATCTTGCGCTTGCTCCTATTACACCTTGTTCTAGAGGGAAGCACGAATTCATTATCGACGAGCAAATAGGAATCAGATGCAAATACTGCTCCTTGGTAAATCTGGAAATCAGATTTATTTTACCATTACTG GCCTCCAATTTCGCAGAGAAACCTGCATGGCGAAATAGCTCTTGTTTGAAGACTGCATTAATGTGTCCTGATCTTTATGAGCAAACAGGGGCTGGTGATGGACAATCTCAAGATTTTCATATAAACGGGACTGTGTGGGATCTCATTCCTGGGGTCATTACTAGTATGTATCAGCATCAACGTGAGGCATTTGAGTTTATGTGGACAAATCTAGTTGGTGATATTAGGCTTAATGAAATAAAGCATGGCGCTAAGGCTGATGTTGTTGGAGGATGTGTGATCTGTCACGCCCCAGGCACAGGAAAGACCCGTTTGGCTATTGTGTTTATCGAGACATATATGAAGGTATTCCCAGATTGCCGACCAGTGATTATTGCACCTCGTGGGATGTTGTTTGCTTGGGAACAAGAGTTCAAGAAATGGAATGTCAATGTTCCTTTTCATATAATGAACACCACTGATTACTCTGGGAAGGAAGACAGAGACATATGTAGGTTAATAAAGAAAGAGCATCGGACTGAAAAATTGACTCGGCTTGTAAAACTGTTTTCATGGAACAAGGGTCACGGTGTTCTTGGAATAAGTTATGGTCTATATATGAAACTAACATCTGAAAAGTCTGGCTGCACTGGAGAAAACAAAGTGAGAAGCATTCTTCTTGAGAACCCTGGTTTGCTTGTTCTTGATGAAGGGCACACACCTAGGAATGAACGCAGTGTCATCTGGAAGACACTAGGAAAAGTTACAACTGAGAAGCGTATAATTCTATCTGGAACTCctttccaaaataattttcttgagCTTTACAATATTCTCTGTTTGGTGAGGCCCAGGTTTGGTGAAATGTTTTTGACTAAAACAAGAGTGGGTCGAAGGCATCATGTCTCTAAGAAGCAACGGGATAAATTTTCTGATAAATATGAGAAAGGAGTTTGGGCATCCTTAACTAGTAATGTAACTGATGATAATGCAGAAAAGGTAAGATCAATATTGAAGCCATTCGTTCATATTCATAATGGGACTATTCTTCGAACTCTTCCGGGGCTTAGAGAGTGTGTGATTGTTCTGAAACCTCTACCACTTCAAAAGAGTATCATTAGAAAGGTGGAAAACATTGGATCTGGTAACAATTTTGAACATGAATACGTTATTTCTTTAGCTTCCACACATCCTTCACTTGTAACTGCTATCAACATGTCTGAAGAGGAAGCTTCACTTATCGATAAACCAATGCTTGGAAGATTAAGGTCTAATCCTTATGAAGGGGTAAAAACAAGGTTTGTAATGGAAGTTGTTCGTCTATGTGAAGCGCTGAAAGAAAAAGTATTGATTTTTAGTCAATTTATTCAGCCATTGGAACTGATAAAGGAACATCTTCGTAAGTTTTTCAAATGGAGAGAAGGAAAGGAGATTCTCCAAATGGATGGTAAGATCCTTCCAAGATATCGTCAGAATTCAATTGAGGTTTTCAATAATCCAGATAGTGAGGCGAGGGTGTTACTTGCATCTACAAGAGCTTGTTGTGAAGGGATTAGTCTAACAGGGGCTTCGAGAGTTGTTCTTCTAGATGTTGTTTGGAATCCAGCTGTCGGAAGGCAAGCTATCAGCAGAGCATTTAGGATAGGACAGAAGaaatttgtatatacataCAATTTAATAACTTATGGAACAGGTGAAGGTGACAAATATGATAGGCAAGCAGAAAAGGATCACCTGTCCAAATTGGTCTTCTCTACAGAAGATGAGTTCAATAATGTTAGGAACATGCTATCAAAAGCTGAAATGGAGCATTGTTCTAAGCTGATATCTGAGGATAAGGTTCTTGAGGAAATGACTTCCCATGATCAGCTGAAAGGCATGTTTTTAAAGATTCATTATCCACCAACTGAGTCAAACATTGTTTTTACTTACAACCAGATTGCTCCTGAGTTAAGTTGA
- the LOC102716216 gene encoding peroxisomal adenine nucleotide carrier 1-like, protein MAGDGVDWESLAEATSGAVGALVSTTVLYPLDTCKTKFQAELQTQPGAHKYRNLSDVFWEAVQKRQILSLYQGLKTKNIQSFISQFVYFYGYSYFKRLYLEKSGNKSIGTKANLLVAAAAGACTVVVTQPLDTASSRMQTSAFGKSKGLRATLAEGTWLEAFDGLGISLILTCNPSIQYTVFDQLKQKLIQRQRRKNAESGSGSSQVALSAFSAFLLGAISKSVATILTYPLIRCKVMIQAADPDEDDDDESEKPGKSKSPKTMLGALHAMWIKEGIPGLFKGLHAQILKTVLSSALLLMIKEKISRFTWISLLALRRYLFVSQKRIKSA, encoded by the exons ATGGCGGGGGACGGGGTGGACTGGGAGAGCCTGGCGGAGGCCACGTCGGGGGCGGTGGGGGCGCTCGTCAGCACCACCGTGCTCTACCCGCTCGACACCTGCAAGACCAAGTTCCAGGCCGAGCTCCAGACGCAGCCGGGCGCGCACAAGTACAG GAATCTTTCAGATGTCTTTTGGGAAGCTGTTCAGAAAAGACAAATTCTATCCCTTTATCAGGGCCTTAAGACAAAGAACATCCAATCTTTCATTTCgcaattcgtttatttttatGGCTATAGCTACTTCAAAAGACTTTACTTGGAGAAGAGTGGAAACAAGTCTATTGGCACAAAAGCGAACTTGTTagttgcagctgctgctggtgcttgCACAGTTGTTGTCACTCAG CCACTAGATACAGCATCTTCTAGAATGCAAACAAGTGCCTTTGGTAAGTCCAAAGGGCTTCGAGCAACTCTTGCCGAAGGCACTTGGCTTGAGGCATTCGATGGCTTGGGCATTTCTCTTATATTAACATGTAATCCTTCTATTCAG TATACGGTATTTGATCAGCTCAAGCAAAAGCTAATTCAGAGACAGAGACGTAAAAATGCAGAATCAGGGAGTGGTTCTTCACAAGTTGCTCTTTCTGCTTTCTCAGCATTTCTCCTTGGTGCCATCTCAAAAAGTGTTGCTACGATATTAACTTACCCACTAATCAG GTGCAAGGTTATGATTCAGGCTGCAGACCCTgatgaggatgatgatgatgaatctGAAAAGCCAGGCAAATCAAAATCTCCCAAAACAATGCTGGGTGCCTTGCATGCCATGTGGATCAAGGAAGGCATCCCAGGCTTATTCAAAGGACTACATGCTCAAATATTGAAGACTGTTCTGAGTTCTGCGTTGCTGCTGATGATAAAGGAGAAGATTTCAAGGTTTACTTGGATCTCACTGCTTGCGCTGCGGCGATATCTCTTTGTTTCTCAGAAGAGAATCAAGAGTGCATAA
- the LOC102716500 gene encoding leucine-rich repeat receptor-like serine/threonine-protein kinase At2g14510 has translation MHGGLLRRLALLAALLGLAAAQPPFRGYYYLLDCGAAGPTTDGRGLDWLPDGGYVSGGVPRQLPDQGRGLLDPALATLRVFPRKPGAKFCYELPVDRNRRYLLRPTFFYGARPGSLPPPVFDLIVDGTFWTAVNTTDDVLAGSASYYEAVFGASGRNMSFCLGVNPDYTDGGPFINALQVIQLHDSVYNATNFNSSAMGLIARTKFGSAGDVERYPNDTFNRYWQPFPDSKHAVSSTHNVTSADFWNLPPPGVFNTALVAEQDAPLVLEWPQIPLQNDSYYVALYFADTVSNSSRTFNVYINDYSFYEGLTVTSAGLSVFATQWILSGLTRVILTPVSGLPPLINAGEVFGLFPLGGYTFARDARALESIKRSLQNIPDDWNGDPCMPNGYAWSGVTCDKGLKPRVISLNFSSMGLSGYLSSDIASLTALTDISFANNSLSGPIPNLSNLRNLTRLHLQDNKLNGTVPQTLGTLASLRELFLQNNELVGAVPLNLLFKQGLNYQFLPGNNFSPRPPR, from the exons ATGCACGgtggcctcctccgccgcctcgccctcctcgccgcgctcctcggcctcgccgccgcccagccGCCGTTCCGCGGGTACTACTACCTGCTCGACTGCGGCGCCGCGGGGCCCACCACCGACGGGCGCGGACTCGACTGGCTCCCCGATGGCGGCTACGTCTCCGGCGGCGTGCCCCGCCAGCTCCCCGACCAGGGCCGGGGCCTCCTCGACCCGGCGCTCGCCACCCTCCGCGTGTTCCCGCGCAAGCCGGGCGCCAAGTTCTGCTACGAGCTCCCCGTCGACCGCAACCGCCGCTACCTGCTCCGCCCCACCTTCTTCTACGGGGCCCGCCCCGGTTCCCTGCCGCCTCCCGTCTTCGACCTGATCGTGGACGGCACCTTCTGGACCGCCGTCAACACCACCGACGACGTCCTGGCCGGCAGCGCGTCGTACTACGAGGCCGTGTTCGGCGCGAGCGGCAGGAACATGAGCTTCTGCCTCGGCGTGAACCCGGACTACACCGACGGCGGCCCTTTCATCAACGCGCTGCAGGTGATCCAGCTTCATGATTCGGTGTACAACGCCACGAATTTCAATAGCAGCGCCATGGGACTCATTGCGCGTACCAAGTTTGGCTCCGCTGGTGATGTTGAGAG GTACCCTAATGACACCTTCAATCGCTATTGGCAGCCATTTCCAGACAGTAAACATGCAGTCAGTAGTACCCACAATGTCACCTCAGCTGATTTTTGGAATCTTCCACCTCCTGGGGTGTTTAATACAGCTTTGGTGGCAGAACAAGATGCACCATTGGTGTTGGAATGGCCTCAGATACCTCTCCAGAATGATAGCTATTATGTTGCTCTTTATTTTGCTGATACAGTATCTAACAGTTCGAGGACctttaatgtatatataaatgattacAGCTTCTACGAAGGTCTAACAGTAACATCAGCTGGCCTTTCTGTCTTTGCAACACAATGGATTCTCTCAGGCTTGACCAGAGTTATTTTGACTCCTGTTTCTGGTCTGCCTCCACTTATCAATGCTGGTGAGGTCTTTGGACTTTTCCCTCTAGGAGGATACACATTTGCTCGGGATG CACGTGCCCTGGAGAGTATTAAGAGAAGTCTTCAAAATATACCTGATGATTGGAATGGAGATCCATGTATGCCTAATGGATATGCTTGGAGTGGAGTTACATGTGATAAAGGCTTAAAACCACGTGTCATTTCATT GAACTTTTCAAGTATGGGTCTCTCTGGATATCTTTCATCTGACATAGCAAGTCTCACTGCTCTGACTGATAT ATCTTTTGCAAACAATAGCTTATCTGGACCTATTCCAAATCTCAGCAACCTGAGGAATCTCACACGACT GCACCTGCAGGACAACAAATTAAATGGAACAGTACCGCAGACACTGGGGACACTTGCATCTTTGCGTGAACT ATTCTTGCAGAACAATGAACTGGTTGGAGCAGTTCCACTGAACTTGCTGTTCAAGCAAGGATTGAATTACCA GTTTCTTCCTGGGAACAACTTCTCTCCAAGACCACCCCGCTGA